The following are encoded together in the Drosophila biarmipes strain raj3 chromosome 3L, RU_DBia_V1.1, whole genome shotgun sequence genome:
- the LOC108035344 gene encoding titin isoform X2, giving the protein MVVDIKMCRFDNVPWGFRLVGGADYDYPLTVVKVTEGSIADEAGLRVEDIIVRINDTAATPLSHDQAHRLIMNSGSVFYFGVYRENEEDAYECLKRFPTSEGSLTKSPTPSVSPSPTPSLSQLTEATNARTPEPEPFVPPPRAFVPITVPAVDMDVLAECRQAVSEVHSEDNRGDEPAEAQEVAALPVEGLYLPDLPDRPCSALSERQEIKLVEEEIAAVLSGESEVLKEHNVLGIFPKPGVCMSSDVLRSLNEEVTKTKLDKDKENRQWSTFLQRPNRPVPKSKQSLEAERRAANAYKVTIVKSAPREKSPMPEAKPAPKEVTPPKEEEKAVDPVPEEPVVEPEPEPEKEEEPLPTDSEVPNLEQLPESEQPDEQPEKTDAPKEIGEAEVVPSEPGSPEGPSEAAEAPAAATPPAEPSTPPRSEEELALERQLADVQRQLAALSSLPSTIQSTLDAVTKQLAELVPTLKLQQQEKQLPQTDGREGPQEEREREGEQEVEATTDTAGETEDAGKDISISAADNPLGPRESNEDRCDADDREVAEISRSTDDNRLAKDKKKDLNPDLEQQQQQQEPLSEEQSFKKQKRRDVIEELEEHLVRKNNPRRSKRAFGPLVPSSERPLVLPGGRRWYRPKDAYNDEFIAETLSAQAELITGSTLGVNFMKYQKPERKIDLNRSEVYKYLNPHLDRAPVRGIEVRAPLVAAESDIRQSLQS; this is encoded by the exons ATGGTGGTCGACATTAAGATGTGCCGATTCGATAATGTGCCCTGGGGCTTTCGCCTCGTGGGCGGGGCGGACTACGACTATCCGCTGACGGTGGTTAAG GTGACCGAGGGCAGCATTGCTGACGAGGCTGGACTGCGGGTCGAGGACATCATCGTGCGCATCAATGACACGGCCGCCACGCCCCTCAGCCACGACCAGGCCCACCGCCTCATTATGAACAGCGGCAGCGTCTTCTACTTCGGCGTCTACCG GGAGAACGAGGAGGACGCCTACGAGTGCCTGAAGAGGTTCCCCACCAGCGAGGGTTCGTTGACCAAGTCCCCCACGCCGTCCGTTTCGCCGTCGCCGACTCCGTCGCTGTCCCAGCTGACGGAAGCCACAAATGCCCGAACTCCGGAACCGGAGCCATTCGTCCCGCCTCCCAGGGCATTCGTACCCATTACGGTGCCGGCTGTGGACATGGATGTCCTGGCGGAATGTCGCCAAGCCGTGTCGGAAGTGCATTCGGAAGACAATCGCGGGGATGAGCCAGCCGAGGCGCAAGAAGTGGCCGCCCTTCCCGTCGAGGGTCTCTACTTGCCCGACTTGCCCGATCGCCCGTGCTCGGCGCTGTCCGAAAGGCAGGAAATTAAGCTGGTGGAGGAGGAAATTGCAGCCGTGCTGTCCGGCGAGTCGGAGGTGCTCAAGGAGCACAATGTCCTCGG GATCTTCCCCAAGCCCGGCGTCTGCATGTCCAGCGATGTCCTGCGCTCGCTCAACGAGGAGGTGACCAAGACGAAGCTGGATAAGGACAAGGAGAACCGTCAGTGGTCCACCTTCCTGCAGCGTCCCAATCGCCCGGTCCCCAAGAGCAAGCAGTCGCTGGAGGCGGAACGCAGGGCGGCCAATGCCTACAAGGTTACGATTGTCAAGTCGGCGCCCAGGGAAAAGTCGCCCATG CCGGAAGCTAAACCGGCGCCAAAGGAAGTCACACCACCCAAGGAGGAGGAGAAAGCGGTGGATCCAGTGCCGGAGGAACCAGTGGTGGAGCCCGAACCGGAGCCCGAGAAGGAGGAGGAACCGTTGCCCACGGACAGCGAGGTGCCGAACTTGGAGCAGCTCCCGGAGAGCGAACAGCCTGACGAGCAGCCGGAGAAGACCGATGCCCCCAAGGAGATTGGCGAGGCGGAAGTAGTCCCATCAGAGCCCGGCTCACCCGAAGGCCCATCAGAGGCAGCCGAGGCTCCAGCAGCCGCCACCCCTCCGGCTGAGCCCAGTACTCCACCCAGAAGCGAGGAGGAACTGGCCCTGGAACGCCAGCTGGCAGATGTGCAAAGACAACTGGCGGCTCTCTCGTCACTGCCCTCCACCATACAGTCCACCCTGGACGCGGTGACCAAGCAGCTGGCCGAACTGGTGCCCACCCtgaagctgcagcagcaggagaaGCAGTTGCCGCAAACCGATGGGAGGGAGGGTCCCCAGgaggagcgggagcgggaggGTGAGCAGGAAGTGGAAGCCACCACCGACACCGCAGGCGAAACGGAGGATGCAG GCAAGGACATATCCATATCTGCAGCTGACAACCCACTGGGGCCACGTGAGAGTAATGAGGATAGATGCGATGCCGATGACCGGGAAGTGGCGGAAATATCGCGCTCCACTGACGACAATCGCCTGGCCAAGGACAAGAAAAAGGATCTGAATCCGGatctggagcagcagcagcagcagcaggagcctCTGTCCGAGGAGCAGAGCTTCAAGAAGCAGAAG AGACGCGATGTCATTGAGGAGCTCGAGGAGCATTTGGTGCGCAAAAACAATCCCCGGCGGTCGAAGCGGGCCTTTGGGCCATTGGTCCCGTCCTCGGAGCGTCCCCTGGTCCTTCCCGGCGGCAGGCGCTGGTACCGTCCCAAGGATGCCTACAACGATGAGTTCATTGCCGAGACCCTGAGCGCCCAGGCGGAGCTCATCACGGGCAGCACTCTCGG GGTCAACTTCATGAAGTACCAGAAGCCGGAGCGCAAAATCGATCTGAATCGCAGCGAGGTGTACAAGTATCTCAATCCGCATCTGGACAGGGCGCCCGTGCGCGGCATCGAGGTGCGTGCTCCGCTGGTGGCCGCCGAGTCCGACATTCGCCAGTCACTGCAATCGTAG
- the LOC108035344 gene encoding titin isoform X3: MVVDIKMCRFDNVPWGFRLVGGADYDYPLTVVKVTEGSIADEAGLRVEDIIVRINDTAATPLSHDQAHRLIMNSGSVFYFGVYRENEEDAYECLKRFPTSEGSLTKSPTPSVSPSPTPSLSQLTEATNARTPEPEPFVPPPRAFVPITVPAVDMDVLAECRQAVSEVHSEDNRGDEPAEAQEVAALPVEGLYLPDLPDRPCSALSERQEIKLVEEEIAAVLSGESEVLKEHNVLGVNFYRIFPKPGVCMSSDVLRSLNEEVTKTKLDKDKENRQWSTFLQRPNRPVPKSKQSLEAERRAANAYKVTIVKSAPREKSPMPEAKPAPKEVTPPKEEEKAVDPVPEEPVVEPEPEPEKEEEPLPTDSEVPNLEQLPESEQPDEQPEKTDAPKEIGEAEVVPSEPGSPEGPSEAAEAPAAATPPAEPSTPPRSEEELALERQLADVQRQLAALSSLPSTIQSTLDAVTKQLAELVPTLKLQQQEKQLPQTDGREGPQEEREREGEQEVEATTDTAGETEDAGKDISISAADNPLGPRESNEDRCDADDREVAEISRSTDDNRLAKDKKKDLNPDLEQQQQQQEPLSEEQSFKKQKHNVRFQT, translated from the exons ATGGTGGTCGACATTAAGATGTGCCGATTCGATAATGTGCCCTGGGGCTTTCGCCTCGTGGGCGGGGCGGACTACGACTATCCGCTGACGGTGGTTAAG GTGACCGAGGGCAGCATTGCTGACGAGGCTGGACTGCGGGTCGAGGACATCATCGTGCGCATCAATGACACGGCCGCCACGCCCCTCAGCCACGACCAGGCCCACCGCCTCATTATGAACAGCGGCAGCGTCTTCTACTTCGGCGTCTACCG GGAGAACGAGGAGGACGCCTACGAGTGCCTGAAGAGGTTCCCCACCAGCGAGGGTTCGTTGACCAAGTCCCCCACGCCGTCCGTTTCGCCGTCGCCGACTCCGTCGCTGTCCCAGCTGACGGAAGCCACAAATGCCCGAACTCCGGAACCGGAGCCATTCGTCCCGCCTCCCAGGGCATTCGTACCCATTACGGTGCCGGCTGTGGACATGGATGTCCTGGCGGAATGTCGCCAAGCCGTGTCGGAAGTGCATTCGGAAGACAATCGCGGGGATGAGCCAGCCGAGGCGCAAGAAGTGGCCGCCCTTCCCGTCGAGGGTCTCTACTTGCCCGACTTGCCCGATCGCCCGTGCTCGGCGCTGTCCGAAAGGCAGGAAATTAAGCTGGTGGAGGAGGAAATTGCAGCCGTGCTGTCCGGCGAGTCGGAGGTGCTCAAGGAGCACAATGTCCTCGG CGTCAATTTCTATAGGATCTTCCCCAAGCCCGGCGTCTGCATGTCCAGCGATGTCCTGCGCTCGCTCAACGAGGAGGTGACCAAGACGAAGCTGGATAAGGACAAGGAGAACCGTCAGTGGTCCACCTTCCTGCAGCGTCCCAATCGCCCGGTCCCCAAGAGCAAGCAGTCGCTGGAGGCGGAACGCAGGGCGGCCAATGCCTACAAGGTTACGATTGTCAAGTCGGCGCCCAGGGAAAAGTCGCCCATG CCGGAAGCTAAACCGGCGCCAAAGGAAGTCACACCACCCAAGGAGGAGGAGAAAGCGGTGGATCCAGTGCCGGAGGAACCAGTGGTGGAGCCCGAACCGGAGCCCGAGAAGGAGGAGGAACCGTTGCCCACGGACAGCGAGGTGCCGAACTTGGAGCAGCTCCCGGAGAGCGAACAGCCTGACGAGCAGCCGGAGAAGACCGATGCCCCCAAGGAGATTGGCGAGGCGGAAGTAGTCCCATCAGAGCCCGGCTCACCCGAAGGCCCATCAGAGGCAGCCGAGGCTCCAGCAGCCGCCACCCCTCCGGCTGAGCCCAGTACTCCACCCAGAAGCGAGGAGGAACTGGCCCTGGAACGCCAGCTGGCAGATGTGCAAAGACAACTGGCGGCTCTCTCGTCACTGCCCTCCACCATACAGTCCACCCTGGACGCGGTGACCAAGCAGCTGGCCGAACTGGTGCCCACCCtgaagctgcagcagcaggagaaGCAGTTGCCGCAAACCGATGGGAGGGAGGGTCCCCAGgaggagcgggagcgggaggGTGAGCAGGAAGTGGAAGCCACCACCGACACCGCAGGCGAAACGGAGGATGCAG GCAAGGACATATCCATATCTGCAGCTGACAACCCACTGGGGCCACGTGAGAGTAATGAGGATAGATGCGATGCCGATGACCGGGAAGTGGCGGAAATATCGCGCTCCACTGACGACAATCGCCTGGCCAAGGACAAGAAAAAGGATCTGAATCCGGatctggagcagcagcagcagcagcaggagcctCTGTCCGAGGAGCAGAGCTTCAAGAAGCAGAAG CATAATGTGCGCTTCCAAACGTAG
- the LOC108035348 gene encoding probable insulin-like peptide 2, whose protein sequence is MCKPLSLISMLAVLLLASSHSAQAERTAQRCGERLMEIMDMVCESFTPVVEHKKRSMPDNDLALDPLEYVQKFEEDNSIAEPVASQLFRGNSFERVLSSLAEIQRRTRQQGIVDRCCKHACNLAVLHEYCLVLKS, encoded by the exons ATGTGCAAGCCCTTGTCCCTCATCTCGATGCTCGCCGTGCTCCTGCTGGCCAGCTCCCACTCGGCGCAGGCCGAGAGAACCGCCCAGCGTTGTGGCGAGAGGCTCATGGAGATTATGGACATGGTCTGCGAATCGTTCACCCCCGTAGTGGAGCACAAAAAGCGCTCAATGC CCGACAATGACCTGGCCCTGGATCCCCTCGAGTACGTGCAGAAGTTTGAGGAGGACAATTCCATTGCGGAGCCGGTGGCCAGTCAGCTCTTCCGCGGCAACTCCTTCGAGCGGGTCCTCAGCTCCCTGGCCGAGATCCAGCGGCGAACGCGACAGCAGGGCATCGTGGATAGGTGCTGCAAGCACGCCTGCAATCTGGCGGTCCTCCACGAATACTGCCTCGTCCTCAAAAGCTAA
- the LOC108035344 gene encoding titin isoform X5 codes for MVVDIKMCRFDNVPWGFRLVGGADYDYPLTVVKVTEGSIADEAGLRVEDIIVRINDTAATPLSHDQAHRLIMNSGSVFYFGVYRENEEDAYECLKRFPTSEGSLTKSPTPSVSPSPTPSLSQLTEATNARTPEPEPFVPPPRAFVPITVPAVDMDVLAECRQAVSEVHSEDNRGDEPAEAQEVAALPVEGLYLPDLPDRPCSALSERQEIKLVEEEIAAVLSGESEVLKEHNVLGIFPKPGVCMSSDVLRSLNEEVTKTKLDKDKENRQWSTFLQRPNRPVPKSKQSLEAERRAANAYKVTIVKSAPREKSPMPEAKPAPKEVTPPKEEEKAVDPVPEEPVVEPEPEPEKEEEPLPTDSEVPNLEQLPESEQPDEQPEKTDAPKEIGEAEVVPSEPGSPEGPSEAAEAPAAATPPAEPSTPPRSEEELALERQLADVQRQLAALSSLPSTIQSTLDAVTKQLAELVPTLKLQQQEKQLPQTDGREGPQEEREREGEQEVEATTDTAGETEDAGKDISISAADNPLGPRESNEDRCDADDREVAEISRSTDDNRLAKDKKKDLNPDLEQQQQQQEPLSEEQSFKKQKIAFWNRLFNGEHITRQRFRELQGLGLTMQKVNFMKYQKPERKIDLNRSEVYKYLNPHLDRAPVRGIEVRAPLVAAESDIRQSLQS; via the exons ATGGTGGTCGACATTAAGATGTGCCGATTCGATAATGTGCCCTGGGGCTTTCGCCTCGTGGGCGGGGCGGACTACGACTATCCGCTGACGGTGGTTAAG GTGACCGAGGGCAGCATTGCTGACGAGGCTGGACTGCGGGTCGAGGACATCATCGTGCGCATCAATGACACGGCCGCCACGCCCCTCAGCCACGACCAGGCCCACCGCCTCATTATGAACAGCGGCAGCGTCTTCTACTTCGGCGTCTACCG GGAGAACGAGGAGGACGCCTACGAGTGCCTGAAGAGGTTCCCCACCAGCGAGGGTTCGTTGACCAAGTCCCCCACGCCGTCCGTTTCGCCGTCGCCGACTCCGTCGCTGTCCCAGCTGACGGAAGCCACAAATGCCCGAACTCCGGAACCGGAGCCATTCGTCCCGCCTCCCAGGGCATTCGTACCCATTACGGTGCCGGCTGTGGACATGGATGTCCTGGCGGAATGTCGCCAAGCCGTGTCGGAAGTGCATTCGGAAGACAATCGCGGGGATGAGCCAGCCGAGGCGCAAGAAGTGGCCGCCCTTCCCGTCGAGGGTCTCTACTTGCCCGACTTGCCCGATCGCCCGTGCTCGGCGCTGTCCGAAAGGCAGGAAATTAAGCTGGTGGAGGAGGAAATTGCAGCCGTGCTGTCCGGCGAGTCGGAGGTGCTCAAGGAGCACAATGTCCTCGG GATCTTCCCCAAGCCCGGCGTCTGCATGTCCAGCGATGTCCTGCGCTCGCTCAACGAGGAGGTGACCAAGACGAAGCTGGATAAGGACAAGGAGAACCGTCAGTGGTCCACCTTCCTGCAGCGTCCCAATCGCCCGGTCCCCAAGAGCAAGCAGTCGCTGGAGGCGGAACGCAGGGCGGCCAATGCCTACAAGGTTACGATTGTCAAGTCGGCGCCCAGGGAAAAGTCGCCCATG CCGGAAGCTAAACCGGCGCCAAAGGAAGTCACACCACCCAAGGAGGAGGAGAAAGCGGTGGATCCAGTGCCGGAGGAACCAGTGGTGGAGCCCGAACCGGAGCCCGAGAAGGAGGAGGAACCGTTGCCCACGGACAGCGAGGTGCCGAACTTGGAGCAGCTCCCGGAGAGCGAACAGCCTGACGAGCAGCCGGAGAAGACCGATGCCCCCAAGGAGATTGGCGAGGCGGAAGTAGTCCCATCAGAGCCCGGCTCACCCGAAGGCCCATCAGAGGCAGCCGAGGCTCCAGCAGCCGCCACCCCTCCGGCTGAGCCCAGTACTCCACCCAGAAGCGAGGAGGAACTGGCCCTGGAACGCCAGCTGGCAGATGTGCAAAGACAACTGGCGGCTCTCTCGTCACTGCCCTCCACCATACAGTCCACCCTGGACGCGGTGACCAAGCAGCTGGCCGAACTGGTGCCCACCCtgaagctgcagcagcaggagaaGCAGTTGCCGCAAACCGATGGGAGGGAGGGTCCCCAGgaggagcgggagcgggaggGTGAGCAGGAAGTGGAAGCCACCACCGACACCGCAGGCGAAACGGAGGATGCAG GCAAGGACATATCCATATCTGCAGCTGACAACCCACTGGGGCCACGTGAGAGTAATGAGGATAGATGCGATGCCGATGACCGGGAAGTGGCGGAAATATCGCGCTCCACTGACGACAATCGCCTGGCCAAGGACAAGAAAAAGGATCTGAATCCGGatctggagcagcagcagcagcagcaggagcctCTGTCCGAGGAGCAGAGCTTCAAGAAGCAGAAG ATTGCATTTTGGAATCGTTTGTTCAATGGCGAGCATATAACACGCCAGCGCTTCAG GGAGCTGCAGGGTCTCGGCCTGACCATGCAAAA GGTCAACTTCATGAAGTACCAGAAGCCGGAGCGCAAAATCGATCTGAATCGCAGCGAGGTGTACAAGTATCTCAATCCGCATCTGGACAGGGCGCCCGTGCGCGGCATCGAGGTGCGTGCTCCGCTGGTGGCCGCCGAGTCCGACATTCGCCAGTCACTGCAATCGTAG
- the LOC108035344 gene encoding titin isoform X4, which produces MVVDIKMCRFDNVPWGFRLVGGADYDYPLTVVKVTEGSIADEAGLRVEDIIVRINDTAATPLSHDQAHRLIMNSGSVFYFGVYRENEEDAYECLKRFPTSEGSLTKSPTPSVSPSPTPSLSQLTEATNARTPEPEPFVPPPRAFVPITVPAVDMDVLAECRQAVSEVHSEDNRGDEPAEAQEVAALPVEGLYLPDLPDRPCSALSERQEIKLVEEEIAAVLSGESEVLKEHNVLGIFPKPGVCMSSDVLRSLNEEVTKTKLDKDKENRQWSTFLQRPNRPVPKSKQSLEAERRAANAYKVTIVKSAPREKSPMPEAKPAPKEVTPPKEEEKAVDPVPEEPVVEPEPEPEKEEEPLPTDSEVPNLEQLPESEQPDEQPEKTDAPKEIGEAEVVPSEPGSPEGPSEAAEAPAAATPPAEPSTPPRSEEELALERQLADVQRQLAALSSLPSTIQSTLDAVTKQLAELVPTLKLQQQEKQLPQTDGREGPQEEREREGEQEVEATTDTAGETEDAGKDISISAADNPLGPRESNEDRCDADDREVAEISRSTDDNRLAKDKKKDLNPDLEQQQQQQEPLSEEQSFKKQKHNVRFQT; this is translated from the exons ATGGTGGTCGACATTAAGATGTGCCGATTCGATAATGTGCCCTGGGGCTTTCGCCTCGTGGGCGGGGCGGACTACGACTATCCGCTGACGGTGGTTAAG GTGACCGAGGGCAGCATTGCTGACGAGGCTGGACTGCGGGTCGAGGACATCATCGTGCGCATCAATGACACGGCCGCCACGCCCCTCAGCCACGACCAGGCCCACCGCCTCATTATGAACAGCGGCAGCGTCTTCTACTTCGGCGTCTACCG GGAGAACGAGGAGGACGCCTACGAGTGCCTGAAGAGGTTCCCCACCAGCGAGGGTTCGTTGACCAAGTCCCCCACGCCGTCCGTTTCGCCGTCGCCGACTCCGTCGCTGTCCCAGCTGACGGAAGCCACAAATGCCCGAACTCCGGAACCGGAGCCATTCGTCCCGCCTCCCAGGGCATTCGTACCCATTACGGTGCCGGCTGTGGACATGGATGTCCTGGCGGAATGTCGCCAAGCCGTGTCGGAAGTGCATTCGGAAGACAATCGCGGGGATGAGCCAGCCGAGGCGCAAGAAGTGGCCGCCCTTCCCGTCGAGGGTCTCTACTTGCCCGACTTGCCCGATCGCCCGTGCTCGGCGCTGTCCGAAAGGCAGGAAATTAAGCTGGTGGAGGAGGAAATTGCAGCCGTGCTGTCCGGCGAGTCGGAGGTGCTCAAGGAGCACAATGTCCTCGG GATCTTCCCCAAGCCCGGCGTCTGCATGTCCAGCGATGTCCTGCGCTCGCTCAACGAGGAGGTGACCAAGACGAAGCTGGATAAGGACAAGGAGAACCGTCAGTGGTCCACCTTCCTGCAGCGTCCCAATCGCCCGGTCCCCAAGAGCAAGCAGTCGCTGGAGGCGGAACGCAGGGCGGCCAATGCCTACAAGGTTACGATTGTCAAGTCGGCGCCCAGGGAAAAGTCGCCCATG CCGGAAGCTAAACCGGCGCCAAAGGAAGTCACACCACCCAAGGAGGAGGAGAAAGCGGTGGATCCAGTGCCGGAGGAACCAGTGGTGGAGCCCGAACCGGAGCCCGAGAAGGAGGAGGAACCGTTGCCCACGGACAGCGAGGTGCCGAACTTGGAGCAGCTCCCGGAGAGCGAACAGCCTGACGAGCAGCCGGAGAAGACCGATGCCCCCAAGGAGATTGGCGAGGCGGAAGTAGTCCCATCAGAGCCCGGCTCACCCGAAGGCCCATCAGAGGCAGCCGAGGCTCCAGCAGCCGCCACCCCTCCGGCTGAGCCCAGTACTCCACCCAGAAGCGAGGAGGAACTGGCCCTGGAACGCCAGCTGGCAGATGTGCAAAGACAACTGGCGGCTCTCTCGTCACTGCCCTCCACCATACAGTCCACCCTGGACGCGGTGACCAAGCAGCTGGCCGAACTGGTGCCCACCCtgaagctgcagcagcaggagaaGCAGTTGCCGCAAACCGATGGGAGGGAGGGTCCCCAGgaggagcgggagcgggaggGTGAGCAGGAAGTGGAAGCCACCACCGACACCGCAGGCGAAACGGAGGATGCAG GCAAGGACATATCCATATCTGCAGCTGACAACCCACTGGGGCCACGTGAGAGTAATGAGGATAGATGCGATGCCGATGACCGGGAAGTGGCGGAAATATCGCGCTCCACTGACGACAATCGCCTGGCCAAGGACAAGAAAAAGGATCTGAATCCGGatctggagcagcagcagcagcagcaggagcctCTGTCCGAGGAGCAGAGCTTCAAGAAGCAGAAG CATAATGTGCGCTTCCAAACGTAG
- the LOC108035347 gene encoding probable insulin-like peptide 1 produces the protein MFCKDNGAVHGLRLLPLLIAILVTLIATGSGHQLPPGNHKLCGPALSDAMDVVCAHGYNSLPQKRRFLPSASDEEDNVWQSLAGAGFVFSPLLTNLYGSEVLIKTRRHRRHLTTGGVYDECCVKSCTYEELSAYCLPK, from the coding sequence ATGTTTTGCAAGGACAACGGTGCAGTTCATGGCCTCcggctgctgccgctgctaaTAGCCATCCTGGTGACGCTCATCGCAACGGGCAGTGGTCACCAGCTGCCCCCCGGGAACCACAAGTTGTGCGGTCCCGCCCTGTCCGATGCCATGGATGTGGTCTGTGCCCACGGCTACAATTCGCTGCCCCAGAAGCGCCGTTTCCTGCCCTCCGCCAGCGATGAAGAGGATAATGTGTGGCAATCGCTGGCCGGGGCAGGCTTCGTCTTCAGTCCCCTGCTGACCAACCTGTACGGCTCGGAGGTCCTGATCAAGACGCGTCGCCACAGGCGGCACCTGACGACCGGTGGCGTCTACGACGAGTGCTGCGTTAAGTCCTGCACCTACGAGGAGCTCTCCGCCTACTGCCTGCCCAAATAG
- the LOC108035344 gene encoding titin isoform X1 — MVVDIKMCRFDNVPWGFRLVGGADYDYPLTVVKVTEGSIADEAGLRVEDIIVRINDTAATPLSHDQAHRLIMNSGSVFYFGVYRENEEDAYECLKRFPTSEGSLTKSPTPSVSPSPTPSLSQLTEATNARTPEPEPFVPPPRAFVPITVPAVDMDVLAECRQAVSEVHSEDNRGDEPAEAQEVAALPVEGLYLPDLPDRPCSALSERQEIKLVEEEIAAVLSGESEVLKEHNVLGVNFYRIFPKPGVCMSSDVLRSLNEEVTKTKLDKDKENRQWSTFLQRPNRPVPKSKQSLEAERRAANAYKVTIVKSAPREKSPMPEAKPAPKEVTPPKEEEKAVDPVPEEPVVEPEPEPEKEEEPLPTDSEVPNLEQLPESEQPDEQPEKTDAPKEIGEAEVVPSEPGSPEGPSEAAEAPAAATPPAEPSTPPRSEEELALERQLADVQRQLAALSSLPSTIQSTLDAVTKQLAELVPTLKLQQQEKQLPQTDGREGPQEEREREGEQEVEATTDTAGETEDAGKDISISAADNPLGPRESNEDRCDADDREVAEISRSTDDNRLAKDKKKDLNPDLEQQQQQQEPLSEEQSFKKQKRRDVIEELEEHLVRKNNPRRSKRAFGPLVPSSERPLVLPGGRRWYRPKDAYNDEFIAETLSAQAELITGSTLGVNFMKYQKPERKIDLNRSEVYKYLNPHLDRAPVRGIEVRAPLVAAESDIRQSLQS; from the exons ATGGTGGTCGACATTAAGATGTGCCGATTCGATAATGTGCCCTGGGGCTTTCGCCTCGTGGGCGGGGCGGACTACGACTATCCGCTGACGGTGGTTAAG GTGACCGAGGGCAGCATTGCTGACGAGGCTGGACTGCGGGTCGAGGACATCATCGTGCGCATCAATGACACGGCCGCCACGCCCCTCAGCCACGACCAGGCCCACCGCCTCATTATGAACAGCGGCAGCGTCTTCTACTTCGGCGTCTACCG GGAGAACGAGGAGGACGCCTACGAGTGCCTGAAGAGGTTCCCCACCAGCGAGGGTTCGTTGACCAAGTCCCCCACGCCGTCCGTTTCGCCGTCGCCGACTCCGTCGCTGTCCCAGCTGACGGAAGCCACAAATGCCCGAACTCCGGAACCGGAGCCATTCGTCCCGCCTCCCAGGGCATTCGTACCCATTACGGTGCCGGCTGTGGACATGGATGTCCTGGCGGAATGTCGCCAAGCCGTGTCGGAAGTGCATTCGGAAGACAATCGCGGGGATGAGCCAGCCGAGGCGCAAGAAGTGGCCGCCCTTCCCGTCGAGGGTCTCTACTTGCCCGACTTGCCCGATCGCCCGTGCTCGGCGCTGTCCGAAAGGCAGGAAATTAAGCTGGTGGAGGAGGAAATTGCAGCCGTGCTGTCCGGCGAGTCGGAGGTGCTCAAGGAGCACAATGTCCTCGG CGTCAATTTCTATAGGATCTTCCCCAAGCCCGGCGTCTGCATGTCCAGCGATGTCCTGCGCTCGCTCAACGAGGAGGTGACCAAGACGAAGCTGGATAAGGACAAGGAGAACCGTCAGTGGTCCACCTTCCTGCAGCGTCCCAATCGCCCGGTCCCCAAGAGCAAGCAGTCGCTGGAGGCGGAACGCAGGGCGGCCAATGCCTACAAGGTTACGATTGTCAAGTCGGCGCCCAGGGAAAAGTCGCCCATG CCGGAAGCTAAACCGGCGCCAAAGGAAGTCACACCACCCAAGGAGGAGGAGAAAGCGGTGGATCCAGTGCCGGAGGAACCAGTGGTGGAGCCCGAACCGGAGCCCGAGAAGGAGGAGGAACCGTTGCCCACGGACAGCGAGGTGCCGAACTTGGAGCAGCTCCCGGAGAGCGAACAGCCTGACGAGCAGCCGGAGAAGACCGATGCCCCCAAGGAGATTGGCGAGGCGGAAGTAGTCCCATCAGAGCCCGGCTCACCCGAAGGCCCATCAGAGGCAGCCGAGGCTCCAGCAGCCGCCACCCCTCCGGCTGAGCCCAGTACTCCACCCAGAAGCGAGGAGGAACTGGCCCTGGAACGCCAGCTGGCAGATGTGCAAAGACAACTGGCGGCTCTCTCGTCACTGCCCTCCACCATACAGTCCACCCTGGACGCGGTGACCAAGCAGCTGGCCGAACTGGTGCCCACCCtgaagctgcagcagcaggagaaGCAGTTGCCGCAAACCGATGGGAGGGAGGGTCCCCAGgaggagcgggagcgggaggGTGAGCAGGAAGTGGAAGCCACCACCGACACCGCAGGCGAAACGGAGGATGCAG GCAAGGACATATCCATATCTGCAGCTGACAACCCACTGGGGCCACGTGAGAGTAATGAGGATAGATGCGATGCCGATGACCGGGAAGTGGCGGAAATATCGCGCTCCACTGACGACAATCGCCTGGCCAAGGACAAGAAAAAGGATCTGAATCCGGatctggagcagcagcagcagcagcaggagcctCTGTCCGAGGAGCAGAGCTTCAAGAAGCAGAAG AGACGCGATGTCATTGAGGAGCTCGAGGAGCATTTGGTGCGCAAAAACAATCCCCGGCGGTCGAAGCGGGCCTTTGGGCCATTGGTCCCGTCCTCGGAGCGTCCCCTGGTCCTTCCCGGCGGCAGGCGCTGGTACCGTCCCAAGGATGCCTACAACGATGAGTTCATTGCCGAGACCCTGAGCGCCCAGGCGGAGCTCATCACGGGCAGCACTCTCGG GGTCAACTTCATGAAGTACCAGAAGCCGGAGCGCAAAATCGATCTGAATCGCAGCGAGGTGTACAAGTATCTCAATCCGCATCTGGACAGGGCGCCCGTGCGCGGCATCGAGGTGCGTGCTCCGCTGGTGGCCGCCGAGTCCGACATTCGCCAGTCACTGCAATCGTAG